In a genomic window of Mercenaria mercenaria strain notata chromosome 19, MADL_Memer_1, whole genome shotgun sequence:
- the LOC128551059 gene encoding interferon-induced protein 44-like isoform X5, which translates to MQTSCVTFTLSRMTFLQVFEISAAFLLQETASGEEQGDEIEKPWRSLDKNGAWDENYKKRLINEIGNTHIKEKEVQNVRILLLGPIKAGKSSYLNTIASIDKGRMSQVTITGGAGISLSRKLKVFRPQERLKNFRLLDTMGIEDTDLGGFNIRDLLFVVKGHVPPDYKFNPVNPIFEDSKDFKKNPKSKDKIHCVVFVMDANVVGQDNISDATKKKVKALQAELMNIDIPRIVILTKIDVLCGMTEADTVNCFRSETVKNAVDLAEELFSVPKQNIFPVQNYSEEMEMDTNKDILSLLALKQMILFGADFLNDISAQTSDDEEAS; encoded by the exons ATGCAAACCTCATGTGTAACATTTACACTTAGCCGTATGACATTCCTACAAGTATTTGAAATTAGCGCTGCTTTCCTTCTCCAGGAGACag CATCTGGAGAAGAACAAGGAGACGAAATAGAAAAGCCGTGGAGAAGTCTAGACAAGAACGGCGCATGGGATGAAAAC tacaaaaaaCGGCTTATAAATGAAATAGGCAACACACATATTAAGGAAAAAGAAGTACAAAACGTTCGTATTTTACTGCTAGGACCcataaaagctgggaagtcgtcTTATCTAAATACAATAGCTTCCATTGACAAAGGAAGAATGTCTCAAGTGACCATAACAGGTGGAGCAGGAATAAGTTTATCGAGAAAG CTCAAGGTATTTAGACCACAAGAAAGATTGAAGAATTTCCGATTACTGGATACAATGGGAATAGAAGATACAGATCTAGGTGGATTCAATATTCGAGATCTTTTGTTTGTTGTCAAAGGACATGTTCCACCTGATTATAAG TTTAATCCCGTCAACCCAATATTTGAAGACAGTAAAGATTTCAAGAAAAACCCGAAAAGCAAAGACAAAATACACTGCGTAGTTTTTGTGATGGACGCAAATGTGGTTGGTCAGGACAACATTTCGGATGCAACAAAGAAGAAAGTTAAAGCCTTACAAGCTGAGTTAATGAATATTG atATTCCGAGGATAGTTATACTTACCAAGATTGACGTGCTTTGTGGGATGACTGAAGCAGACACTGTTAATTGTTTTAGAAGTGAAACTGTGAAGAATGCTGTTGATCTGGCAGAAGAGCTATTTAGTGTTCCG aaacaaaatatttttcctgTGCAAAATTATTCAGAAGAGATGGAAATGGACACGAATAAAGATATACTATCACTTTTAGCCCTCAAGCAAATGATACTCTTTGGAGCTGATTTCCTAAACGATATTTCTGCACAAACAAGCGATGACGAAGAGGCTTCTTAA
- the LOC128551059 gene encoding interferon-induced protein 44-like isoform X1 translates to MGNENTKAKESGKKQGNDAAATAAQVDPAAFRPFTVFHRAMHSEIKCILLDLVERGFATVHYIFVQGNSRNNQDGDTSHDFTSHMSKQRPALQASGEEQGDEIEKPWRSLDKNGAWDENYKKRLINEIGNTHIKEKEVQNVRILLLGPIKAGKSSYLNTIASIDKGRMSQVTITGGAGISLSRKLKVFRPQERLKNFRLLDTMGIEDTDLGGFNIRDLLFVVKGHVPPDYKFNPVNPIFEDSKDFKKNPKSKDKIHCVVFVMDANVVGQDNISDATKKKVKALQAELMNIDIPRIVILTKIDVLCGMTEADTVNCFRSETVKNAVDLAEELFSVPKQNIFPVQNYSEEMEMDTNKDILSLLALKQMILFGADFLNDISAQTSDDEEAS, encoded by the exons ATGGGCAATGAAAACACCAAGGCTAAGGAAAGTGGAAAAAAGCAAGGAAATGATGCGGCAGCTACCGCAGCTCAAGTAGATCCTGCAGCTTTTCGACCATTTACAGTATTCCACAGAGCAATGCATTCCG AGATAAAGTGCATTTTATTGGACCTGGTGGAGCGTGGTTTTGCGACGGTCCACTACAtttttgtgcagg GTAACAGTAGAAACAACCAAGATGGCGATACTAGTCATGATTTCACCAGTCATATGTCAAAACAACGGCCTGCACTACAGG CATCTGGAGAAGAACAAGGAGACGAAATAGAAAAGCCGTGGAGAAGTCTAGACAAGAACGGCGCATGGGATGAAAAC tacaaaaaaCGGCTTATAAATGAAATAGGCAACACACATATTAAGGAAAAAGAAGTACAAAACGTTCGTATTTTACTGCTAGGACCcataaaagctgggaagtcgtcTTATCTAAATACAATAGCTTCCATTGACAAAGGAAGAATGTCTCAAGTGACCATAACAGGTGGAGCAGGAATAAGTTTATCGAGAAAG CTCAAGGTATTTAGACCACAAGAAAGATTGAAGAATTTCCGATTACTGGATACAATGGGAATAGAAGATACAGATCTAGGTGGATTCAATATTCGAGATCTTTTGTTTGTTGTCAAAGGACATGTTCCACCTGATTATAAG TTTAATCCCGTCAACCCAATATTTGAAGACAGTAAAGATTTCAAGAAAAACCCGAAAAGCAAAGACAAAATACACTGCGTAGTTTTTGTGATGGACGCAAATGTGGTTGGTCAGGACAACATTTCGGATGCAACAAAGAAGAAAGTTAAAGCCTTACAAGCTGAGTTAATGAATATTG atATTCCGAGGATAGTTATACTTACCAAGATTGACGTGCTTTGTGGGATGACTGAAGCAGACACTGTTAATTGTTTTAGAAGTGAAACTGTGAAGAATGCTGTTGATCTGGCAGAAGAGCTATTTAGTGTTCCG aaacaaaatatttttcctgTGCAAAATTATTCAGAAGAGATGGAAATGGACACGAATAAAGATATACTATCACTTTTAGCCCTCAAGCAAATGATACTCTTTGGAGCTGATTTCCTAAACGATATTTCTGCACAAACAAGCGATGACGAAGAGGCTTCTTAA
- the LOC128551059 gene encoding interferon-induced protein 44-like isoform X2: protein MGNENTKAKESGKKQGNDAAATAAQVDPAAFRPFTVFHRAMHSAGNSRNNQDGDTSHDFTSHMSKQRPALQASGEEQGDEIEKPWRSLDKNGAWDENYKKRLINEIGNTHIKEKEVQNVRILLLGPIKAGKSSYLNTIASIDKGRMSQVTITGGAGISLSRKLKVFRPQERLKNFRLLDTMGIEDTDLGGFNIRDLLFVVKGHVPPDYKFNPVNPIFEDSKDFKKNPKSKDKIHCVVFVMDANVVGQDNISDATKKKVKALQAELMNIDIPRIVILTKIDVLCGMTEADTVNCFRSETVKNAVDLAEELFSVPKQNIFPVQNYSEEMEMDTNKDILSLLALKQMILFGADFLNDISAQTSDDEEAS from the exons ATGGGCAATGAAAACACCAAGGCTAAGGAAAGTGGAAAAAAGCAAGGAAATGATGCGGCAGCTACCGCAGCTCAAGTAGATCCTGCAGCTTTTCGACCATTTACAGTATTCCACAGAGCAATGCATTCCG CAGGTAACAGTAGAAACAACCAAGATGGCGATACTAGTCATGATTTCACCAGTCATATGTCAAAACAACGGCCTGCACTACAGG CATCTGGAGAAGAACAAGGAGACGAAATAGAAAAGCCGTGGAGAAGTCTAGACAAGAACGGCGCATGGGATGAAAAC tacaaaaaaCGGCTTATAAATGAAATAGGCAACACACATATTAAGGAAAAAGAAGTACAAAACGTTCGTATTTTACTGCTAGGACCcataaaagctgggaagtcgtcTTATCTAAATACAATAGCTTCCATTGACAAAGGAAGAATGTCTCAAGTGACCATAACAGGTGGAGCAGGAATAAGTTTATCGAGAAAG CTCAAGGTATTTAGACCACAAGAAAGATTGAAGAATTTCCGATTACTGGATACAATGGGAATAGAAGATACAGATCTAGGTGGATTCAATATTCGAGATCTTTTGTTTGTTGTCAAAGGACATGTTCCACCTGATTATAAG TTTAATCCCGTCAACCCAATATTTGAAGACAGTAAAGATTTCAAGAAAAACCCGAAAAGCAAAGACAAAATACACTGCGTAGTTTTTGTGATGGACGCAAATGTGGTTGGTCAGGACAACATTTCGGATGCAACAAAGAAGAAAGTTAAAGCCTTACAAGCTGAGTTAATGAATATTG atATTCCGAGGATAGTTATACTTACCAAGATTGACGTGCTTTGTGGGATGACTGAAGCAGACACTGTTAATTGTTTTAGAAGTGAAACTGTGAAGAATGCTGTTGATCTGGCAGAAGAGCTATTTAGTGTTCCG aaacaaaatatttttcctgTGCAAAATTATTCAGAAGAGATGGAAATGGACACGAATAAAGATATACTATCACTTTTAGCCCTCAAGCAAATGATACTCTTTGGAGCTGATTTCCTAAACGATATTTCTGCACAAACAAGCGATGACGAAGAGGCTTCTTAA
- the LOC128551059 gene encoding interferon-induced protein 44-like isoform X4 yields the protein MGNENTKAKESGKKQGNDAAATAAQVDPAAFRPFTVFHRAMHSASGEEQGDEIEKPWRSLDKNGAWDENYKKRLINEIGNTHIKEKEVQNVRILLLGPIKAGKSSYLNTIASIDKGRMSQVTITGGAGISLSRKLKVFRPQERLKNFRLLDTMGIEDTDLGGFNIRDLLFVVKGHVPPDYKFNPVNPIFEDSKDFKKNPKSKDKIHCVVFVMDANVVGQDNISDATKKKVKALQAELMNIDIPRIVILTKIDVLCGMTEADTVNCFRSETVKNAVDLAEELFSVPKQNIFPVQNYSEEMEMDTNKDILSLLALKQMILFGADFLNDISAQTSDDEEAS from the exons ATGGGCAATGAAAACACCAAGGCTAAGGAAAGTGGAAAAAAGCAAGGAAATGATGCGGCAGCTACCGCAGCTCAAGTAGATCCTGCAGCTTTTCGACCATTTACAGTATTCCACAGAGCAATGCATTCCG CATCTGGAGAAGAACAAGGAGACGAAATAGAAAAGCCGTGGAGAAGTCTAGACAAGAACGGCGCATGGGATGAAAAC tacaaaaaaCGGCTTATAAATGAAATAGGCAACACACATATTAAGGAAAAAGAAGTACAAAACGTTCGTATTTTACTGCTAGGACCcataaaagctgggaagtcgtcTTATCTAAATACAATAGCTTCCATTGACAAAGGAAGAATGTCTCAAGTGACCATAACAGGTGGAGCAGGAATAAGTTTATCGAGAAAG CTCAAGGTATTTAGACCACAAGAAAGATTGAAGAATTTCCGATTACTGGATACAATGGGAATAGAAGATACAGATCTAGGTGGATTCAATATTCGAGATCTTTTGTTTGTTGTCAAAGGACATGTTCCACCTGATTATAAG TTTAATCCCGTCAACCCAATATTTGAAGACAGTAAAGATTTCAAGAAAAACCCGAAAAGCAAAGACAAAATACACTGCGTAGTTTTTGTGATGGACGCAAATGTGGTTGGTCAGGACAACATTTCGGATGCAACAAAGAAGAAAGTTAAAGCCTTACAAGCTGAGTTAATGAATATTG atATTCCGAGGATAGTTATACTTACCAAGATTGACGTGCTTTGTGGGATGACTGAAGCAGACACTGTTAATTGTTTTAGAAGTGAAACTGTGAAGAATGCTGTTGATCTGGCAGAAGAGCTATTTAGTGTTCCG aaacaaaatatttttcctgTGCAAAATTATTCAGAAGAGATGGAAATGGACACGAATAAAGATATACTATCACTTTTAGCCCTCAAGCAAATGATACTCTTTGGAGCTGATTTCCTAAACGATATTTCTGCACAAACAAGCGATGACGAAGAGGCTTCTTAA
- the LOC128551059 gene encoding interferon-induced protein 44-like isoform X3 → MGNENTKAKESGKKQGNDAAATAAQVDPAAFRPFTVFHRAMHSGNSRNNQDGDTSHDFTSHMSKQRPALQASGEEQGDEIEKPWRSLDKNGAWDENYKKRLINEIGNTHIKEKEVQNVRILLLGPIKAGKSSYLNTIASIDKGRMSQVTITGGAGISLSRKLKVFRPQERLKNFRLLDTMGIEDTDLGGFNIRDLLFVVKGHVPPDYKFNPVNPIFEDSKDFKKNPKSKDKIHCVVFVMDANVVGQDNISDATKKKVKALQAELMNIDIPRIVILTKIDVLCGMTEADTVNCFRSETVKNAVDLAEELFSVPKQNIFPVQNYSEEMEMDTNKDILSLLALKQMILFGADFLNDISAQTSDDEEAS, encoded by the exons ATGGGCAATGAAAACACCAAGGCTAAGGAAAGTGGAAAAAAGCAAGGAAATGATGCGGCAGCTACCGCAGCTCAAGTAGATCCTGCAGCTTTTCGACCATTTACAGTATTCCACAGAGCAATGCATTCCG GTAACAGTAGAAACAACCAAGATGGCGATACTAGTCATGATTTCACCAGTCATATGTCAAAACAACGGCCTGCACTACAGG CATCTGGAGAAGAACAAGGAGACGAAATAGAAAAGCCGTGGAGAAGTCTAGACAAGAACGGCGCATGGGATGAAAAC tacaaaaaaCGGCTTATAAATGAAATAGGCAACACACATATTAAGGAAAAAGAAGTACAAAACGTTCGTATTTTACTGCTAGGACCcataaaagctgggaagtcgtcTTATCTAAATACAATAGCTTCCATTGACAAAGGAAGAATGTCTCAAGTGACCATAACAGGTGGAGCAGGAATAAGTTTATCGAGAAAG CTCAAGGTATTTAGACCACAAGAAAGATTGAAGAATTTCCGATTACTGGATACAATGGGAATAGAAGATACAGATCTAGGTGGATTCAATATTCGAGATCTTTTGTTTGTTGTCAAAGGACATGTTCCACCTGATTATAAG TTTAATCCCGTCAACCCAATATTTGAAGACAGTAAAGATTTCAAGAAAAACCCGAAAAGCAAAGACAAAATACACTGCGTAGTTTTTGTGATGGACGCAAATGTGGTTGGTCAGGACAACATTTCGGATGCAACAAAGAAGAAAGTTAAAGCCTTACAAGCTGAGTTAATGAATATTG atATTCCGAGGATAGTTATACTTACCAAGATTGACGTGCTTTGTGGGATGACTGAAGCAGACACTGTTAATTGTTTTAGAAGTGAAACTGTGAAGAATGCTGTTGATCTGGCAGAAGAGCTATTTAGTGTTCCG aaacaaaatatttttcctgTGCAAAATTATTCAGAAGAGATGGAAATGGACACGAATAAAGATATACTATCACTTTTAGCCCTCAAGCAAATGATACTCTTTGGAGCTGATTTCCTAAACGATATTTCTGCACAAACAAGCGATGACGAAGAGGCTTCTTAA